The Corynebacterium pseudopelargi genome contains a region encoding:
- a CDS encoding AAA family ATPase → MENDYYTEDEEGNVMLTDMGEVARSVYIARSRYGLRPIFDVPRPGVGDFWLIPGLVATTTTLVYGESKTGKSFLVANLVEALYSGREVLGQTPTSSGVRSLIITTDYQGIEEYRERLEVIGADPECALSVRAERMAEPEYWYHLAVNAEAEGIGVVVLDHAHGVIGGEDVNEHRPWYRLWNEYLGEFTRRGIAVVLVHHSSDSRFHGSKTHRPQGNSAATQYARVRVELDKPGDSPTSFKRVVKSVANNGEPLNIVCDLDPEAGRLLLREHSSTPKQQRSSETLNRNQRIATLAVQSKLTTVKDVANYVAEQIPELQAATLEKRGLKELETAGLLAPKQRSKPFTYGEKHPERASLNVG, encoded by the coding sequence ATGGAAAACGACTACTACACAGAAGACGAAGAAGGAAACGTGATGCTTACAGACATGGGAGAGGTAGCAAGATCGGTGTATATCGCCCGGAGTCGCTACGGGCTACGCCCCATTTTCGATGTACCACGCCCCGGTGTTGGTGACTTTTGGTTAATCCCCGGATTGGTGGCGACCACCACCACGCTTGTTTACGGAGAGTCGAAAACGGGTAAGTCCTTTTTAGTGGCGAACCTTGTCGAAGCGTTGTACAGCGGTAGGGAAGTGCTCGGCCAAACCCCAACCAGCAGCGGGGTTCGTTCGCTGATTATCACCACGGACTATCAAGGCATCGAGGAATACCGGGAAAGATTGGAGGTTATCGGGGCTGATCCGGAGTGCGCCTTGAGTGTTCGGGCTGAACGTATGGCGGAACCGGAGTATTGGTATCACTTAGCCGTAAACGCTGAAGCCGAAGGTATCGGTGTTGTGGTGCTAGACCACGCCCACGGGGTAATCGGTGGTGAGGACGTAAACGAACATCGGCCATGGTATCGGCTTTGGAACGAGTACCTAGGAGAATTTACCCGCCGGGGTATTGCCGTGGTGTTGGTGCATCATTCTTCGGATAGTCGCTTCCACGGATCGAAAACGCACCGACCACAAGGAAACAGCGCAGCGACACAGTACGCCCGCGTTCGTGTTGAGTTGGATAAACCGGGAGATTCGCCTACCAGCTTTAAGCGAGTGGTGAAGTCGGTAGCCAACAACGGTGAACCACTTAACATTGTGTGTGACCTTGATCCCGAAGCAGGGCGTTTATTGCTCCGGGAGCACTCCAGCACCCCCAAGCAACAACGGTCTTCGGAGACGTTGAACCGCAACCAACGTATTGCAACCTTGGCTGTGCAAAGCAAGCTCACGACTGTTAAGGACGTGGCTAACTACGTTGCTGAACAGATACCGGAGCTACAGGCAGCAACGCTGGAAAAGCGAGGCCTGAAAGAACTCGAAACAGCCGGACTACTCGCCCCGAAGCAACGGAGCAAGCCGTTCACCTACGGAGAAAAACACCCTGAACGAGCTAGTTTGAACGTGGGGTAG